One segment of Erigeron canadensis isolate Cc75 chromosome 2, C_canadensis_v1, whole genome shotgun sequence DNA contains the following:
- the LOC122590103 gene encoding U-box domain-containing protein 3-like produces the protein MAEVQVVQALLFGDQEAKVAAAETVIHLTNKQRQRLVDIGAIPPIVSMLHASRDLKSAESAIFALLSLAYGSERNKIRIAKSGAIPLLLNIIQSEIHPLVDHGIAALLVLSSCSANKPAMADSGAIQILNETLLKNNNTQVNLDIIVTLHNLSPWIPTALLSYTSSCLICLINESEKSSKLVEKSMGLLENIVSASDVALREIGLTNVGIQELVETIEEGSKQSKESAVGILLMICESGKEVYRGRILREGAIPGLLQLSIDGTKRAKGKAKSLLRLLRDCSSDCRSERSKNVVLEQVMGEIDRGEMGEMELGMMEEMIARLST, from the exons ATGGCTGAAGTTCAGGTCGTGCAAGCGCTTTTATTCGGTGATCAAGAAGCCAAGGTTGCGGCTGCTGAGACGGTTATACATCTCACGAACAAGCAGAGACAGAGATTGGTTGATATTGGAGCCATTCCTCCTATTGTCTCCATGCTTCATGCTTCTCGAGATTTAAAATCTGCAGAATCCGCGATTTTTGCTCTGCTCAGTCTTGCATATGGCAGTGAAAG AAACAAGATCCGGATTGCAAAGTCAGGAGCAATTCCTCTACTTTTAAACATCATACAATCCGAAATCCATCCATTGGTGGATCATGGAATAGCAGCCCTTTTGGTCTTATCATCATGCTCAGCAAACAAACCAGCAATGGCAGACTCGGGTGCCATTCAAATCCTAAACGAAACGCTTCTTAAAAACAATAACACCCAAGTAAACCTCGATATCATAGTCACTCTCCATAACCTATCACCGTGGATTCCCACCGCTCTCTTATCATATAcatcatcttgtttaatttgtcTCATTAACGAGTctgaaaaatcatcaaaattagTTGAAAAATCAATGGGTTTACTTGAAAACATTGTTTCTGCATCGGATGTTGCCCTGAGAGAGATCGGTTTGACCAATGTCGGGATTCAGGAACTTGTCGAGACTATAGAAGAAGGTTCAAAGCAGTCTAAAGAGTCTGCAGTTGGGATACTGTTAATGATATGTGAGAGTGGTAAGGAAGTATACAGAGGGAGGATTTTAAGAGAAGGGGCGATTCCTGGATTACTACAGCTTAGTATTGATGGAACAAAACGAGCTAAAGGAAAAGCAAAATCACTGCTTCGGCTTTTGAGGGATTGTTCAAGTGACTGTAGAAGTGAAAGATCAAAGAATGTGGTTTTGGAACAGGTAATGGGGGAGATTGATAGAGGTGAAATGGGAGAAATGGAGCTTGGAATGATGGAGGAGATGATTGCTAGGCTTTCTACATGA
- the LOC122587005 gene encoding putative glucose-6-phosphate 1-epimerase, whose amino-acid sequence MANNNNNIIKEGDRSPRIILHEPTGSTVEVMLYGAQVISWKNERREELLFMSNKAVWKPPKPVRGGIPICFPQFANFGTLEQHGFARNRLWLLDDDPSPLSPANNQSSADLLLKSTEEDLKTWPYRFELRLRICVSAGKLTLIPRVRNVDTKAFSFTLALRNYFSVSDVSEVRVEGLETLDYFDNMLKRERYTEQADAITFDGEIDRVYLSTPTKIAIIDHEKKRTIVLRKEGMVDAVLWNPWDKKAKAIPDLADEDYKTMLCLDAAAVENPINLKPCEEWKGRQELSIVSSSYFSGQLDPQKVINGLR is encoded by the exons atggcaaataataataataatatcataaaagaAGGCGATCGATCGCCTCGTATTATATTACATGAACCTACCGGATCAACCGTTGAG GTGATGTTGTATGGGGCTCAGGTTATTTCTTGGAAGAATGAACGGAGAGAAGAACTACTTTTCATGAGCAACAAG GCAGTTTGGAAACCACCTAAACCCGTCAGAGGTGGCATACCCATTTGCTTTCCACAG TTTGCAAATTTTGGTACACTGGAGCAACATGGATTTGCCAGGAACAGATTATGGTTGTTAGACGATGATCCTTCTCCATTATCTCCAGCTAACAATCAATCCAGTGCAGATCTTTTATTAAAATCAACAGAAGAGGATCTGAAAACATGGCCGTATAG ATTTGAGTTGCGGCTTCGCATTTGTGTCAGTGCTGGCAAGCTAACATTGATCCCTCGCGTGAGAAATGTAGATACCAAGGCCTTCTCGTTTACCCTTGCTCTGCGTAATTATTTTTCTGTATCTGACGTCAG TGAAGTACGTGTAGAGGGCTTAGAGACACTTGATTATTTCGATAATATGTTAAAAAGAGAACGGTACACTGAGCAGGCAGATGCCATTACTTTTGACGGCGAG attgatcgtgtgtATTTGAGTACACCTACTAAAATTGCCATAATAGACCATGAGAAGAAGAGAACAATTGTTCTACGTAAAGAAGGCATGGTGGATGCAG TTTTGTGGAATCCTTGGGACAAAAAGGCAAAAGCAATTCCCGATTTGGCTGATGAGGACTATAAAACCATGTTATGTCTTGATGCTGCAGCTGTCGAAAACCCAATAAACCTAAAACCATGTGAAGAATGGAAAGGTCGTCAAGAGCTATCTATAGTGTCCTCAAGTTATTTCAGTGGGCAGTTAGATCCACAGAAGGTTATAAATGGCTTACGCTGA
- the LOC122587006 gene encoding chalcone isomerase-like protein 1 produces the protein MNSHTLMTPGEQEIKENIIVDGEAEIHENNLHEKDEEMPVEVETMMGYSFPVKLSDGKELKAIGLRKKSVLGLSFRIYSFGIYVDNRKLMDVVNSKTLENPAKATKEMYKMVIDDPAGISVKMIILISNLTMNMVRKNFNDGIGAAIWKLGGKNNELTKRIMGEATNDVKLTPGSEIEVTCLPGNVLETKVHGKVVSKLESEILCRAFVYLYLGDDPFDKVAKEKFGTCLLHSSK, from the exons ATGAATTCACACACATTGATGACACCCGGAGAGCAAGAGATCAAAGAAAACATAATAGTAGATGGTGAAGCTGAAATTCATGAAAATAACCTACACGAAAAGGATGAGGAGATGCCGGTTGAAGTCGAGACAATGATGGGCTATTCCTTTCCGGTTAAGCTAAGTGACGGGAAGGAGTTGAAAGCTATCGGTTTAAGGAAAAAAAGTGTGCTTGGGTTGTCATTCAGAATCTATAGTTTCG GGATATACGTGGATAACCGGAAACTGATGGATGTTGTAAATTCAAAGACTCTGGAAAACCCAGCAAAGGCTACAAAAGAAATGTATAAAATGGTGATTGATGATCCAGCAGGAATCTCGGTCAAAATGATTATACTAATTTCAAATCTTACTATGAACATGGTAAGAAAGAACTTTAATGACGGTATAGGAGCAGCTATATGGAAACTTGGTGGGAAAAACAACGAGCTCACAAAAAG GATTATGGGGGAAGCTACGAATGACGTCAAGTTGACTCCTGGTTCTGAAATTGAGGTTACATGCCTTCCTGGAAATGTCCTAGAGACAAAAG TGCATGGCAAGGTGGTAAGCAAACTTGAAAGTGAAATTCTTTGCAGGGCTTTTGTTTATCTGTATTTGGGAGATGATCCTTTCGACAAGGTAGCCAAAGAAAAATTTGGGACGTGTCTTCTTCATTCCTCCAAGTGA
- the LOC122587047 gene encoding altered inheritance of mitochondria protein 32-like, which produces MAATPENATTDISTDSVLVDDDEIKYGFQRQEMFSENLSGSVHPYERHVFLVYKTYQDWPARVESSVSDPLPKRLAGAIRARKDDLPAKGLLTICEGGDANGLTDGDVLIFPDMIKYRGLEESNIDSFVEEVLVNSKPWNFATAEVVTGSYVFVCAHNSRDKRCGVCGPALIEKFNEEIEVKGLKDQVFVSPCSHIGGHKYAGNLIIYSAVEDGKVSGHWYGYVTPNDVPELLEQHIKKGEIIERIWRGEMGIPPVEKTEKVVEQSLPNGNDTKASETDNISSITDEKENFGGCCQGANGFSCCKNESSETKKEGKKVTYKLNFFTRKWEQHEIFTAAAVVGAVATVAVAYSLYKRSR; this is translated from the exons ATGGCGGCCACACCTGAAAATGCTACAACTGACATCTCTACTGATTCCGTTCTAGTTGATGATGACGAAATCAAATACGGATTCCAACGGCAAGAGATGTTCTCCGAAAATCTCTCTGGATCCGTTCATCCGTACGAACGTCACGTTTTTCTCGTTTACAAGACTTATCAAGACTGGCCTGCTCGCGTTGAATCTTCTGTCTCCGATCCGCTTCCTAAGCGTCTCGCTGGTGCTATTAGAGCTCGTAAGGATGATCTGCCTGCTAAG GGTTTGTTGACGATATGCGAAGGCGGTGATGCTAATGGTTTGACTGACGGAGATGTTTTGATTTTTCCTGATATGATTAAGTACAG GGGTTTGGAAGAATCAAACATTGATAGCTTTGTGGAGGAAGTTCTTGTCAATAGTAAACCATGGAATTTTGCAACAGCGGAGGTTGTGACAGGTTCATACGTATTTGTGTGTGCTCATAACAGTCGAGATAAAAGGTGTGGTGTTTGTGGACCAGCCTTGATTGAGAAGTTCAATGAGGAGATTGAAGTGAAAGGACTGAAGGATCAGGTGTTTGTGAGTCCTTGCTCACACATTGGGGGCCACAAGTATGCAGGGAATTTGATAATATACAGTGCAGTTGAAGATGGGAAAGTGTCTGGGCATTG GTATGGTTATGTTACCCCAAATGATGTGCCTGAATTGCTTGAACAACATATCAAGAAGGGTGAGATCATTGAAAGGATTTGGAG GGGCGAAATGGGGATTCCTCCTGTTGAAAAAACTGAAAAGGTTGTCGAACAGTCACTTCCAAATGGAAACGATACCAAGGCCAGTGAGACCGATAACATAAGCAGCATCACTGATGAGAAGGAAAATTTTGGAGGCTGCTGTCAAGGTGCTAATGGATTCTCATGCTGCAAAAATGAAAGTTCAGAAACAAAAAAGGAGGGAAAGAAGGTGACCTATAAACTGAACTTCTTCACAAGAAAATGGGAGCAACATGAGATTTTTACTGCTGCTGCTGTTGTCGGGGCGGTGGCAACTGTAGCTGTGGCCTATAGCCTGTATAAAAGGTCACGGTGA